The following proteins come from a genomic window of Blastococcus sp. HT6-30:
- the secA gene encoding preprotein translocase subunit SecA gives MVFSKILRAGEGKLVRRLGRIADAVESLADDYTDLSDAELRAKTDEFKARYADGESLDALLPEAFAVVREAATRTLGQRHFRVQLMGGAALHLGNIAEMRTGEGKTLTGVLPAYLNALTGEGVHVVTVNDYLAKRDAEWMGRVHRFMGLSVGTILSGQAPSVRREQYAADITYGTNNEFGFDYLRDNMAWSKADLVQRGHHYAIVDEVDSILIDEARTPLIISGPAETSAKWYGEFARLVPMMKRDVHYEVEEDKRTVAVTEEGVEFVEDQLGIDNLYEAANTPLISYLNNALKAKELFKKDQQYIVSNGEVLIVDEFTGRVLAGRRYNEGMHQAIEAKEKVKIKDENQTLATITLQNYFRLYDKLSGMTGTAQTEAAELNQTYSLGVVPIPTNRPMVRQDRSDVIYKTEKAKFDAVVDDIAERHEAGQPVLVGTASVEKSEVLAKYLLRRGVPHEVLNAKNHAREASIIARAGRPGAVTVATNMAGRGTDIQLGGNAEFIADEVLRARGLTPTETPEEYEAAWDEALEAAKAQVKAEHEEVAEAGGLYVLGTERHESRRIDNQLRGRSGRQGDPGESRFYLSLGDDLMRRFNGPMLESMMNTLRVPDDQPIESKMVSRAILSAQTQVEQQNFEVRKNVLKYDEVLNRQRTVIYDERRRVLDGADLHEQVATMVDDVISAYVDGATETGYAEDWDLDQLWTGLKALYPVGLTIDELIEQKAGGEQSDLSAEDLKQTMLDDVRRAYEEREAALGSEVMRELERRVLLSVLDRKWREHLYEMDYLRAGIHLRAMANRDPVVEYQREGYDMFVAMLDGIKEESVGFLFNLEVKTKEEQEAETKAKQAEAEAKALAAAQAGTAKVLARQATATKAAAGTAAAATARRSSTPPAAPAASPAAPAAAPTATASAAAPAATAPADGSAADEASSSGTGSTLAVKGLDQPRPQENLTYSAPSLDASPAEGGRAKAAKTATVSGTKETPRNAPCPCGSGRKYKQCHGAAGGG, from the coding sequence GTGGTGTTCTCGAAGATCCTCCGTGCCGGTGAGGGCAAGCTCGTCCGACGGCTGGGCAGAATCGCTGATGCGGTCGAGTCGCTCGCCGACGACTACACGGACCTCTCCGACGCGGAGCTCCGCGCGAAGACCGATGAGTTCAAGGCACGGTACGCCGACGGGGAGTCCCTCGACGCCCTGCTCCCGGAGGCCTTCGCGGTGGTCCGCGAGGCGGCCACCCGGACCCTCGGGCAGCGCCACTTCCGCGTCCAGCTCATGGGCGGGGCCGCCCTGCACCTGGGCAACATCGCCGAGATGCGCACCGGTGAGGGCAAGACGCTGACCGGCGTCCTGCCGGCCTACCTCAACGCGCTGACCGGCGAGGGCGTGCACGTCGTCACGGTCAACGACTACCTGGCCAAGCGCGACGCCGAGTGGATGGGCCGAGTGCACCGGTTCATGGGGTTGTCGGTCGGCACGATCCTGTCCGGGCAGGCGCCCTCGGTGCGGCGCGAGCAGTACGCCGCCGACATCACCTACGGCACGAACAACGAGTTCGGTTTCGACTACCTGCGCGACAACATGGCGTGGAGCAAGGCCGACCTCGTGCAGCGCGGGCACCACTACGCGATCGTGGACGAGGTCGACTCCATCCTCATCGACGAGGCCCGCACCCCGCTGATCATCAGCGGACCGGCCGAGACCAGCGCCAAGTGGTACGGGGAGTTCGCCCGGCTGGTGCCGATGATGAAGCGCGACGTCCACTACGAGGTGGAGGAGGACAAGCGCACCGTCGCCGTCACCGAGGAGGGCGTGGAGTTCGTCGAGGACCAGCTCGGCATCGACAACCTCTACGAGGCGGCCAACACACCGCTGATCAGCTACCTGAACAACGCCCTCAAGGCCAAGGAGCTGTTCAAGAAGGACCAGCAGTACATCGTCAGCAACGGCGAGGTGCTGATCGTCGACGAGTTCACCGGCCGCGTGCTGGCCGGTCGCCGCTACAACGAGGGCATGCACCAGGCCATCGAGGCCAAGGAGAAGGTGAAGATCAAGGACGAGAACCAGACGCTCGCCACGATCACCCTCCAGAACTACTTCCGGCTCTACGACAAGCTCTCGGGGATGACCGGGACCGCCCAGACCGAGGCGGCGGAGCTCAACCAGACCTACTCGCTGGGTGTCGTGCCGATCCCGACCAACCGGCCGATGGTCCGGCAGGACAGGTCCGACGTCATCTACAAGACGGAGAAGGCGAAGTTCGACGCCGTCGTCGACGACATCGCCGAGCGGCACGAGGCCGGCCAGCCGGTGCTGGTGGGCACGGCCAGCGTCGAGAAGTCCGAGGTGCTGGCCAAGTACCTGCTCCGGCGGGGCGTCCCGCACGAGGTGCTCAACGCCAAGAACCACGCCCGGGAGGCGTCGATCATCGCCCGGGCCGGCCGGCCGGGGGCGGTCACCGTCGCCACCAACATGGCCGGTCGCGGCACCGACATCCAGCTCGGCGGCAACGCCGAGTTCATCGCCGACGAGGTGCTGCGCGCCCGGGGCCTGACGCCGACGGAGACCCCGGAGGAGTACGAGGCCGCCTGGGACGAGGCGCTCGAGGCGGCGAAGGCGCAGGTCAAGGCGGAGCACGAGGAGGTCGCCGAGGCCGGCGGCCTGTACGTGCTGGGCACCGAGCGGCATGAGAGCCGCCGGATCGACAACCAGCTGCGCGGCCGCTCCGGCCGGCAGGGCGACCCGGGGGAGTCGCGGTTCTACCTCTCCCTCGGGGACGACCTGATGCGCCGGTTCAACGGGCCGATGCTCGAGTCGATGATGAACACGCTGCGAGTGCCCGACGACCAGCCGATCGAGTCGAAGATGGTCAGCCGGGCGATCCTCTCGGCGCAGACCCAGGTCGAGCAGCAGAACTTCGAGGTCCGCAAGAACGTCCTCAAGTACGACGAGGTGCTCAACCGGCAGCGCACCGTCATCTACGACGAGCGCCGCAGGGTGCTCGACGGCGCCGACCTGCACGAGCAGGTCGCCACGATGGTCGACGACGTCATCAGCGCCTACGTGGACGGTGCGACCGAGACCGGGTACGCCGAGGACTGGGACCTCGACCAGCTCTGGACCGGCCTCAAGGCGCTGTACCCGGTCGGTCTCACCATCGACGAGCTGATCGAGCAGAAGGCCGGCGGCGAGCAGTCCGACCTCTCCGCCGAGGACCTCAAGCAGACGATGCTCGACGACGTGCGCCGCGCCTACGAGGAGCGCGAGGCCGCGCTGGGCTCGGAGGTCATGCGCGAGCTCGAGCGGCGGGTGCTCCTGAGCGTGCTGGACCGCAAGTGGCGCGAGCACCTCTACGAGATGGACTACCTGCGGGCCGGCATCCACCTGCGTGCGATGGCCAACCGCGACCCGGTCGTGGAGTACCAACGCGAGGGCTACGACATGTTCGTGGCGATGCTCGACGGCATCAAGGAGGAGTCGGTCGGCTTCCTGTTCAACCTCGAGGTGAAGACCAAGGAGGAGCAGGAGGCCGAGACCAAGGCCAAGCAGGCCGAGGCCGAGGCCAAGGCGCTCGCCGCGGCCCAGGCCGGCACGGCGAAGGTGCTGGCCCGTCAGGCGACGGCGACCAAGGCGGCTGCCGGCACCGCGGCCGCCGCGACGGCCCGCCGCTCGTCGACGCCCCCGGCTGCCCCGGCTGCGTCCCCGGCTGCCCCGGCGGCTGCTCCGACAGCGACCGCCTCGGCGGCTGCTCCGGCGGCGACCGCCCCGGCGGACGGGTCCGCGGCCGACGAGGCGTCCTCCTCGGGCACCGGTTCGACCCTCGCCGTCAAGGGCCTCGATCAGCCGCGCCCCCAGGAGAACCTGACCTACTCGGCGCCCAGCCTCGACGCCTCCCCGGCCGAGGGTGGACGGGCGAAGGCCGCCAAGACCGCGACTGTCTCCGGCACCAAGGAGACGCCGCGCAACGCACCCTGCCCGTGCGGATCGGGCCGCAAGTACAAGCAGTGCCACGGCGCGGCTGGCGGCGGCTGA
- a CDS encoding SAF domain-containing protein, producing the protein MTAVRNPGTVPETTELPAGPTPRRVGAPGWLDLRLVLGVLLVLASVLLGARVVSAADATVPVWSAADDLAAGTQITADDLVVVDVRLDGTAEAYLSGSTRPEGRTLARGVRAGELLPRSALEEPSELVQLAVPVQAGYVPPGLRRGQVVDVYAVADPAAGASGAAVGSVTLVVGAAPVQALSGASDGVLSTPTTTVQVVISVAAGEAADVLASIAGRPLVVVAHAAGADAAERPASPTRTTTPATLAPAPEGVPAPAGPAG; encoded by the coding sequence GTGACCGCCGTGCGCAACCCGGGCACCGTCCCGGAGACCACCGAGCTGCCGGCCGGCCCCACCCCGCGGCGGGTCGGGGCCCCGGGCTGGCTGGACCTGCGGCTGGTGCTGGGCGTCCTGCTCGTCCTCGCCTCGGTCCTGCTCGGCGCACGGGTGGTGAGCGCCGCGGACGCGACGGTGCCGGTCTGGAGCGCCGCGGACGACCTCGCGGCCGGCACGCAGATCACCGCCGACGACCTCGTGGTGGTCGACGTCCGCCTCGACGGGACGGCGGAGGCGTATCTGTCGGGGAGCACCCGGCCGGAGGGGCGCACGCTCGCCCGGGGCGTGCGGGCCGGGGAGCTCCTGCCCCGCTCGGCGCTCGAGGAGCCGTCGGAGCTGGTGCAGCTGGCGGTGCCGGTCCAGGCCGGCTACGTGCCGCCGGGGCTCCGGCGGGGACAGGTGGTCGACGTCTACGCCGTGGCCGATCCCGCAGCCGGCGCCTCGGGTGCCGCCGTCGGCAGCGTCACCCTGGTCGTCGGCGCAGCTCCCGTGCAGGCGCTGTCGGGGGCATCCGACGGCGTCCTGTCCACCCCGACGACGACCGTGCAGGTCGTGATCAGCGTGGCTGCCGGCGAAGCGGCCGACGTGCTCGCATCGATCGCCGGTCGGCCGCTCGTGGTCGTCGCCCATGCCGCCGGAGCGGACGCGGCGGAGCGGCCGGCGTCCCCGACCCGGACCACCACCCCCGCCACGCTCGCGCCGGCACCGGAGGGCGTGCCCGCGCCGGCGGGACCGGCCGGCTGA
- a CDS encoding Rv3235 family protein gives MTAPSRTVAPAGRPAIRLTVVPTPQPPLEPRPALRLVDLGRPIPSAVPRPGPRPRLLSTATPRDEFGPVLSSRAELPLATEAARRLVTTALEALVGRRPLAQVRPLTTAGVYAALSAGRRPRWCAEGNAPLVIGRVRVCEPVDGVAEISAVAHRGGRAHAVAARLEGIDGHWRCTALQIG, from the coding sequence ATGACCGCACCGTCCCGCACCGTCGCGCCCGCCGGGCGCCCTGCCATCCGCCTCACCGTCGTCCCCACGCCGCAGCCGCCCCTGGAGCCGCGGCCGGCCCTGCGCCTGGTGGACCTCGGGCGGCCGATCCCCTCCGCGGTCCCGCGGCCCGGCCCGCGCCCGCGGCTGCTGTCGACCGCCACCCCCCGCGACGAGTTCGGGCCGGTCCTGTCGAGCCGGGCCGAGCTCCCGCTGGCAACCGAGGCGGCCCGGCGGCTCGTGACCACCGCGCTGGAGGCCCTGGTCGGGCGGCGGCCCCTCGCCCAGGTGCGCCCCCTCACCACGGCCGGGGTCTACGCGGCCCTGTCCGCCGGCCGCCGGCCGCGGTGGTGCGCCGAGGGGAACGCCCCGCTGGTGATCGGCCGGGTGCGGGTGTGCGAGCCGGTGGACGGGGTCGCGGAGATCAGCGCCGTCGCCCACCGCGGCGGGCGCGCGCACGCCGTCGCGGCACGGTTGGAGGGCATCGACGGGCACTGGCGGTGCACGGCCCTGCAGATCGGCTGA
- a CDS encoding TIGR03618 family F420-dependent PPOX class oxidoreductase: MPHDLDDLGPGLLAFLTERHLATLTTLRRDGTPHVVPVGVTYDAATRTARVITSGDSAKARHVRDGQGRVAVCQVDGRRWVTLEGTAVVREDAASVADAVARYAARYRQPRENPARVVLAITVDRILGNA, from the coding sequence GTGCCGCACGACCTGGACGACCTCGGCCCCGGCCTGCTCGCCTTCCTCACCGAGCGCCACCTGGCGACGCTGACCACGCTGCGGCGCGACGGCACCCCGCACGTCGTACCGGTGGGCGTCACCTACGACGCCGCGACGAGGACGGCGCGGGTGATCACCTCCGGTGACTCCGCGAAGGCGCGCCACGTGCGGGACGGGCAGGGCCGCGTCGCCGTCTGCCAGGTCGACGGCCGGCGCTGGGTCACCCTGGAGGGAACGGCGGTGGTGCGGGAGGACGCCGCCTCGGTCGCCGACGCCGTCGCGCGCTACGCGGCCCGGTACCGCCAGCCCCGGGAGAACCCGGCGCGGGTGGTCCTCGCGATCACGGTCGACCGCATCCTCGGCAACGCGTGA
- a CDS encoding helix-turn-helix domain-containing protein: protein MPTPRFLTLDDVAEILNVSWSQAYALVRRKELIAIQIGGRGQWRIEVDELERFIQRKYAEARAGVVPPEPAPATGDATAEASEQRV from the coding sequence ATGCCCACACCCCGCTTCCTGACCCTCGACGACGTCGCGGAGATCCTCAACGTCTCCTGGTCGCAGGCCTACGCGCTGGTCCGCCGCAAGGAGCTGATCGCCATCCAGATCGGTGGGCGCGGACAGTGGCGCATCGAGGTGGACGAGCTGGAGCGGTTCATCCAGCGGAAGTACGCCGAGGCCCGCGCCGGCGTCGTCCCACCGGAGCCCGCGCCGGCCACCGGCGACGCGACGGCGGAGGCTTCCGAACAGCGCGTCTGA